In a single window of the Arachis hypogaea cultivar Tifrunner chromosome 6, arahy.Tifrunner.gnm2.J5K5, whole genome shotgun sequence genome:
- the LOC112696824 gene encoding UBP1-associated protein 2A, whose translation MGKKRKVAPKSSQTVEPPPKQHQPEPQQEYEEVEEEVEEEVEEEEEVEEEEEEEEEEEEEQEGGNEQKQQQEDEDDDPIPKLLEPFGKDQILSLLCEAAAKHRDVADRIRRVADEDAVHRKIFVHGLGWDTTAETLISAFRQYGEIEDCKAVTDKISGKSKGYGFILFKTRRGARNALKQPQKKIGNRMTACQLASIGPVQQPAQQPAAAATSSGPAVSEYTQRKIYVSNVGSELDPQKLMAFFSRFGEIEEGPLGLDKVTGKPKGFCLFVYKSVDSAKRALEEPHKEFEGHVLHCQKAIDGPKQGRMQLQHNVPRTQFQRNDNAGFGAGVGGGVGNNVQGHLMAPAAAAANPLGVNQAAVQPLNPALGQALTALLTQQGASLGLTNLLGGLGSTAGAVNSGVPAAAAHTMQGGYSAQQNISPGVMSAYGSQVGLQAAYPNQQVGQSGGSGRAQPGVGQYGGVAPYMGH comes from the coding sequence ATGGGCAAGAAGCGGAAGGTTGCACCCAAATCATCTCAAACCGTTGAGCCCCCGCCCAAGCAGCACCAACCTGAACCTCAACAGGAATACGAAGAGGttgaggaagaggtagaagaagaggtcgaagaagaggaggaggtagaggaagaagaggaagaggaggaggaagaagaagaagaacaagaaggagGTAACGAACAAAAGCAACAACAAGAGGACGAAGACGACGACCCCATTCCGAAGCTTCTAGAACCTTTTGGTAAGGACCAGATCTTGAGTCTTCTCTGCGAAGCGGCCGCCAAGCACCGCGACGTGGCCGATCGAATCCGTCGCGTGGCCGACGAGGACGCTGTCCACCGGAAGATCTTCGTCCACGGCCTTGGCTGGGACACCACCGCCGAGACCCTCATCAGTGCGTTCCGCCAGTACGGCGAGATCGAGGACTGCAAGGCCGTCACCGATAAGATCTCCGGCAAGTCCAAGGGCTACGGATTCATCCTCTTCAAGACCCGCCGCGGCGCCCGCAATGCCCTCAAGCAGCCGCAGAAGAAGATCGGTAACCGCATGACAGCGTGCCAGCTGGCATCCATAGGCCCCGTCCAGCAGCCGGCACAGCAGCCTGCTGCCGCGGCCACCTCGTCAGGGCCGGCAGTCTCCGAATACACGCAGAGAAAGATCTATGTGAGCAACGTTGGGTCCGAATTGGACCCGCAGAAGCTGATGGCGTTCTTCTCGAGGTTCGGTGAGATCGAGGAAGGGCCATTGGGGCTCGACAAGGTCACTGGGAAGCCAAAGGGGTTCTGTTTGTTCGTTTACAAGAGCGTTGATAGTGCGAAGAGGGCGTTGGAGGAGCCTCACAAGGAATTTGAGGGACATGTGTTGCATTGCCAGAAGGCCATTGATGGACCGAAGCAAGGGAGGATGCAGCTGCAGCACAACGTTCCAAGGACGCAGTTTCAGAGGAACGACAACGCAGGGTTTGGTGCTGGTGTTGGTGGTGGCGTTGGTAACAATGTGCAGGGGCATTTGATGGCGCCAGCGGCTGCCGCAGCCAACCCTTTAGGGGTGAACCAAGCAGCTGTGCAGCCGCTGAATCCGGCACTCGGGCAGGCATTGACGGCCCTGCTTACTCAGCAGGGTGCTTCGTTGGGGCTCACCAATTTGTTGGGAGGTTTGGGATCAACTGCAGGGGCTGTTAATTCAGGCGTTCCAGCGGCAGCAGCACACACGATGCAGGGTGGTTACAGTGCTCAGCAGAATATAAGCCCTGGTGTTATGAGCGCGTACGGGAGTCAGGTAGGGCTGCAGGCAGCTTACCCGAACCAGCAGGTCGGGCAGAGTGGCGGCTCTGGAAGAGCGCAACCTGGCGTGGGGCAGTATGGTGGTGTTGCTCCTTACATGGGCCACTAG